In one Bacillus thuringiensis genomic region, the following are encoded:
- a CDS encoding phospholipase D-like domain-containing protein — translation MIKKILRVTSIIIAIFAFILICMHIDVTLGRKMETGKNMPTEYAPHYSDFQLYVEGKSFYKQLFTDIKEAKQSIYTYFFILSDDKSSHTFLNLLKEKAREGVNVYLSVDLLNDLSFERKMKKELQKNGVHFTYSRKQELPFGFYSLHHRNHRRITTIDGEIGYTGGFNIGDEYLGKDKHFGYWRDYHVRVKGEGAKDLEEQFALDWKRDTKEDIKRSTNKASKGNTLHTMVSYNGHHVAEKYLDLIKQAQHSIVIATPYFIAKNEESMNALIAAQKRGVTVKILWSYKPDLPLIKEAAYPYIRQAVNNGITVYGYKKGMFHGKLMLIDNELTVIGTTNFTSRSFNINDEMNFYIHGGPIVAQVNTVLTEDFRDSKVMTKEFFEKLSFWERCKEKFASLVDFYL, via the coding sequence ATGATTAAAAAAATATTACGAGTTACTTCTATTATTATTGCTATTTTCGCTTTTATTTTAATTTGTATGCATATTGATGTTACTTTAGGTAGGAAAATGGAAACTGGGAAAAACATGCCAACAGAGTATGCACCTCATTATAGTGATTTTCAATTATATGTAGAAGGAAAGTCATTTTATAAACAGTTATTTACTGATATAAAAGAAGCGAAACAATCTATTTACACTTATTTTTTTATTTTATCGGATGATAAAAGCAGTCATACTTTTTTAAACTTATTAAAAGAAAAGGCAAGAGAAGGAGTAAACGTATATTTATCTGTCGATTTACTTAACGATTTATCATTTGAAAGAAAGATGAAAAAAGAATTACAGAAAAATGGTGTGCATTTTACATATAGTAGAAAACAGGAATTACCATTCGGGTTTTATTCCCTTCATCATCGTAATCATCGCCGAATTACAACAATTGATGGAGAGATTGGTTATACAGGTGGTTTTAATATAGGAGATGAGTACTTAGGGAAAGATAAACACTTTGGGTACTGGAGAGATTATCATGTACGGGTAAAAGGGGAAGGTGCAAAAGATTTAGAGGAACAATTTGCTTTAGATTGGAAACGAGATACGAAAGAAGATATAAAGAGAAGTACGAATAAAGCTAGTAAAGGGAATACATTACATACTATGGTTAGTTATAATGGGCATCACGTCGCTGAAAAATATTTAGATCTTATAAAACAAGCTCAGCACTCCATTGTAATTGCAACGCCGTATTTTATAGCGAAAAATGAAGAATCAATGAATGCTTTAATCGCAGCGCAAAAGCGTGGTGTTACAGTAAAAATACTTTGGTCATATAAACCAGATCTACCTCTTATAAAAGAAGCGGCGTATCCATACATACGTCAAGCTGTTAATAATGGGATTACTGTATATGGGTATAAAAAAGGAATGTTCCATGGCAAATTAATGCTTATTGATAATGAATTAACCGTTATTGGCACAACAAACTTTACTTCGCGTAGCTTTAATATAAATGATGAAATGAATTTTTATATTCATGGTGGTCCTATTGTAGCGCAAGTTAATACAGTGTTAACAGAGGATTTTCGTGATTCGAAAGTAATGACGAAAGAGTTTTTTGAGAAGTTATCTTTTTGGGAGCGTTGTAAGGAGAAATTTGCGAGTTTGGTGGATTTTTATTTATAA
- the pyrH gene encoding UMP kinase, with the protein MRSYKRVLIKLSGGALADQTGNSFNSKRLEHIANEILSIVDLDIEVSIVIGGGNIFRGHLAEEWGIDRVEADNIGTLGTIINSLMLRGVLTSKTNREVRVMTSIPFNAVAEPYIRLRAVHHLDNGYIVIFGGGNGQPFVTTDYPSVQRAIEMNSDAILVAKQGVDGVFTSDPKHNKSAKMYSKLNYNDVVRQNIQVMDQAALLLARDYNLPAHVFNFDEPGVMKRICLGEHVGTLINDDASLLVHEK; encoded by the coding sequence ATGAGGTCATATAAACGTGTCTTAATTAAATTAAGCGGCGGTGCACTTGCCGATCAAACTGGAAATAGCTTTAACTCCAAACGATTAGAACATATCGCAAACGAAATTTTATCCATTGTTGATTTGGATATCGAAGTATCCATCGTCATCGGTGGCGGTAACATTTTTAGGGGGCATCTAGCTGAAGAGTGGGGAATTGATCGCGTAGAAGCTGATAATATCGGTACACTAGGTACAATCATTAACAGCTTAATGCTTCGCGGTGTTTTAACAAGTAAAACAAATAGAGAAGTACGCGTTATGACGTCCATTCCATTCAATGCAGTAGCTGAACCATACATTCGCTTGCGTGCAGTCCACCATTTAGATAACGGCTATATCGTTATCTTTGGAGGCGGAAACGGGCAACCGTTCGTGACGACAGATTATCCAAGCGTACAAAGAGCTATTGAAATGAATAGCGATGCCATATTAGTCGCAAAACAAGGTGTCGATGGCGTCTTTACAAGTGATCCAAAGCATAATAAATCAGCAAAAATGTACAGCAAACTAAACTATAATGATGTTGTTAGACAAAATATACAAGTCATGGATCAAGCAGCATTACTGCTTGCCCGGGACTACAATTTACCAGCACATGTCTTTAACTTTGATGAGCCTGGAGTGATGAAACGAATTTGTTTAGGGGAGCATGTAGGGACGTTGATTAATGATGATGCTTCATTGCTTGTGCATGAAAAGTAA
- a CDS encoding cation:dicarboxylate symporter family transporter produces MKKFGLATQIFVALVLGIVVGAVFYGNKTAISYITPIGDIFIHLIKMIVVPIVISALIVAVAGVGDMKKLGKLGGKTILYFEIITTIAILMGLLAANIFQPGTGVDMSNLQQSDISSYKQTADATEKKGFAETIVHIVPKNVFESIAQGDLLPIIFFSVLFGLGVAAIGEKGKPVFNFFEGVLEAMFWVTNQVMKFAPFGVFALIAVTVAKFGVATLLPLGKLVLAVYVTVILFVVIVLGINARMVGVNIFTLMKILKEELILSFTTASSEAVLPNIMRKMEEFGCPKAVASFVIPTGYTFNLTGSAIYQALAALFVAQMYGVHMSLTEQITLLFVLMLTSKGMAGVPGASFVVVLATLGSMGLPLEGIALIAGIDRILDMIRSSVNVLGNALAAIVMSKWEGEFDNEKAKQYVETVKETKAA; encoded by the coding sequence ATGAAAAAATTCGGATTGGCAACACAAATTTTTGTCGCGCTTGTTTTAGGGATTGTAGTAGGGGCAGTCTTTTATGGCAATAAAACGGCGATTTCTTATATCACACCAATTGGGGATATATTTATTCACTTAATTAAGATGATTGTAGTACCAATTGTTATTTCAGCATTAATTGTTGCAGTAGCTGGTGTAGGAGATATGAAGAAGCTTGGGAAACTGGGTGGTAAGACAATTCTTTATTTTGAAATTATTACAACGATTGCTATTTTAATGGGATTACTTGCAGCGAATATATTCCAACCAGGTACTGGTGTTGATATGAGTAATTTACAGCAAAGTGATATTTCTTCTTATAAACAAACAGCAGATGCAACAGAGAAGAAAGGTTTTGCTGAGACAATTGTTCACATTGTACCGAAAAACGTATTTGAATCGATTGCACAAGGTGACCTATTACCGATTATATTCTTCTCAGTATTATTCGGTTTAGGAGTTGCGGCAATTGGGGAAAAAGGAAAGCCTGTCTTTAACTTCTTTGAAGGTGTACTCGAAGCGATGTTTTGGGTTACAAATCAAGTCATGAAATTTGCACCATTTGGTGTATTCGCCTTAATTGCGGTTACGGTTGCAAAATTTGGTGTAGCAACACTACTTCCTTTAGGAAAACTAGTGCTAGCTGTATACGTAACTGTTATACTATTCGTTGTGATTGTATTAGGTATTAATGCACGAATGGTTGGCGTAAACATTTTTACATTAATGAAAATTTTAAAAGAAGAACTAATTCTTTCATTTACGACAGCAAGTTCAGAAGCTGTTTTACCTAATATAATGAGAAAAATGGAAGAGTTCGGTTGTCCAAAGGCAGTTGCCTCTTTCGTAATTCCGACAGGTTATACATTTAACTTGACTGGATCGGCTATTTATCAAGCGTTAGCGGCATTGTTTGTTGCACAAATGTACGGTGTACACATGTCACTAACGGAGCAAATAACGTTATTATTCGTTCTCATGTTAACATCCAAAGGTATGGCGGGAGTTCCAGGTGCATCGTTCGTTGTTGTATTAGCAACGTTAGGTTCAATGGGGTTACCACTAGAAGGTATCGCGTTAATTGCGGGAATTGACCGCATTTTAGATATGATTCGCTCATCTGTCAATGTATTAGGAAATGCATTAGCGGCCATTGTTATGTCAAAGTGGGAAGGCGAATTCGATAATGAGAAAGCAAAACAATATGTAGAAACAGTCAAAGAAACAAAAGCAGCATAA
- the aspA gene encoding aspartate ammonia-lyase, translating into MATLTEVKNGVRIEKDFLGEKEVPNYAYYGVQTMRAVENFPITGYKIHEGLIRAFAIVKKAAALANTDVGRLELNKGGVIAEAAQEILDGKWHDHFIVDPIQGGAGTSMNMNANEVIANRALELLGMEKGDYHYISPNSHVNMAQSTNDAFPTAIHIATLNALEGLLQTMGYMHDVFELKAEQFDHVIKMGRTHLQDAVPIRLGQEFKAYSRVLERDMKRIQQSRQHLYEVNMGATAVGTGLNADPEYIEAVVKHLAAISELPLVGAEDLVDATQNTDAYTEVSAALKVCMMNMSKIANDLRLMASGPRVGLAEIMLPARQPGSSIMPGKVNPVMPEVINQIAFQVIGNDHTICLASEAGQLELNVMEPVLVFNLLQSISIMNNGFRAFTDNCLKGIEANEDRLKEYVEKSVGIITAVNPHIGYEAAARVAKEAIATGQSVRELCVKNGVLSQEDLELILDPFEMTHPGIAGATLLKKN; encoded by the coding sequence ATGGCAACATTAACTGAAGTTAAAAATGGTGTTCGAATTGAAAAAGATTTTTTAGGTGAGAAAGAAGTACCAAACTATGCATACTACGGCGTACAAACAATGCGTGCAGTTGAAAACTTCCCAATTACAGGATACAAAATCCATGAAGGTTTAATTAGAGCGTTCGCAATTGTAAAAAAAGCAGCAGCGCTTGCTAATACAGATGTAGGAAGATTGGAATTGAACAAGGGTGGCGTGATCGCAGAAGCTGCTCAAGAAATTCTTGATGGAAAATGGCATGATCATTTCATCGTCGATCCAATTCAAGGCGGAGCAGGTACTTCAATGAATATGAACGCAAATGAAGTCATTGCCAATCGTGCTCTTGAATTATTAGGAATGGAAAAGGGAGACTATCATTATATTAGTCCAAATAGCCATGTAAATATGGCCCAATCAACAAATGATGCATTCCCAACGGCGATTCATATCGCAACGTTAAATGCATTAGAAGGCTTATTACAAACGATGGGTTATATGCATGATGTATTTGAATTAAAAGCAGAACAGTTTGATCATGTTATTAAAATGGGGCGTACACATTTACAAGATGCGGTGCCAATTCGTCTTGGACAAGAGTTTAAAGCATACTCTCGCGTACTTGAGCGTGATATGAAACGAATTCAACAATCGCGTCAACATTTATATGAAGTAAATATGGGGGCAACTGCAGTTGGTACAGGCTTAAATGCAGATCCAGAATATATTGAAGCAGTTGTAAAACATTTAGCTGCAATTAGTGAACTGCCACTTGTTGGTGCAGAAGACTTAGTAGATGCAACGCAAAATACGGATGCATACACAGAAGTATCAGCAGCACTGAAAGTATGTATGATGAATATGTCTAAAATTGCGAACGACCTTCGCTTAATGGCATCAGGTCCACGTGTTGGTTTAGCTGAAATTATGTTACCAGCTCGTCAACCAGGTTCTTCTATTATGCCAGGGAAAGTAAACCCTGTTATGCCAGAAGTTATTAACCAAATTGCGTTCCAAGTAATTGGTAATGACCATACAATTTGCCTTGCTTCAGAAGCAGGACAATTAGAATTAAACGTTATGGAACCAGTACTTGTTTTCAACTTACTTCAATCGATTAGCATTATGAATAACGGTTTCCGTGCCTTTACAGATAATTGCTTAAAAGGAATTGAAGCGAATGAAGATCGCTTAAAAGAGTATGTTGAGAAAAGTGTAGGAATTATTACAGCCGTGAACCCTCATATCGGTTATGAAGCAGCAGCTCGCGTTGCGAAAGAAGCAATTGCAACAGGCCAATCCGTTCGAGAACTTTGTGTGAAAAATGGTGTATTGTCACAAGAAGACTTAGAGTTAATTCTAGATCCATTCGAAATGACACACCCAGGGATTGCAGGAGCAACTCTTTTAAAGAAAAATTAA
- the malS gene encoding oxaloacetate-decarboxylating malate dehydrogenase, with translation MSKFTVASNGALETTLRGAEVLSTPLLNKGVAFTQEEREELGLKGLLPPAVLTLEEQARRAYEQFSSQPDDLLKNVYLTALHDRNEVLFYRILTDHLREMLPIVYTPTVGVAIQRYSHEYRKPRGVYLSINDPSGIEEAFTNIGATAENIDLVVVTDGEGILGIGDWGVGGINIAIGKLAVYTAAVGIDPSRVLPVILDVGTNREELLNNPFYIGNRHPRITGEAYDEFIDTFVQAVNKQFPKALLHWEDFSSRNARKILDKYRHDVCTFNDDIQGTGAVSLAAVLSAVKASGVPLSEHRVVVFGAGTAGIGIADQVRDAMVRVGVSEEESYKRFWCIDRNGLVTDNMEDLLDFQIPYARKEAEVSEWKQNDVIGLAEVVKYVKPTILIGTSTVAGAFKEEIIKEMASHVERPIILPMSNPTPLAEAKPADLIEWTEGRALVATGSPFEPVTYNGVTYVIGQSNNALIFPGLGLGTIVVRASVMTDGMFAAAAEAVASMVDTSQPGAPILPEVEELRNISEMVAIEVAKVAVAEGVARVNLSDNDIKMAVKEAMWKPEYRQIKAVEKVRI, from the coding sequence ATGAGCAAGTTTACAGTAGCTTCTAATGGTGCATTAGAAACAACATTAAGAGGAGCAGAAGTATTATCAACACCACTTTTAAATAAAGGGGTAGCTTTCACGCAAGAAGAGAGAGAAGAATTAGGTTTAAAAGGGTTATTACCGCCAGCGGTTTTAACGTTAGAAGAACAGGCACGCCGAGCATACGAACAATTTAGTTCTCAGCCGGATGATTTATTAAAGAATGTATACTTAACTGCGTTACATGATCGAAATGAAGTATTATTTTATCGTATATTAACAGATCATTTACGAGAAATGTTACCGATTGTATATACACCAACTGTCGGTGTAGCAATTCAAAGATATAGTCATGAATATCGTAAACCACGTGGTGTTTATTTATCAATTAACGATCCATCAGGTATCGAAGAAGCATTTACGAATATCGGTGCAACAGCTGAGAACATTGATTTAGTCGTTGTAACAGATGGAGAAGGTATATTAGGAATTGGTGACTGGGGCGTTGGTGGTATTAACATCGCAATCGGAAAATTAGCTGTTTACACTGCTGCAGTTGGAATCGATCCTAGTCGTGTATTACCGGTAATTTTAGATGTAGGTACAAACCGTGAGGAGCTATTAAACAATCCATTTTATATTGGAAATCGTCACCCTCGTATAACAGGTGAAGCTTACGATGAATTTATTGATACGTTTGTACAAGCGGTAAACAAACAATTCCCGAAAGCACTTTTACATTGGGAAGACTTTAGCTCTCGTAACGCACGAAAAATTTTAGATAAATATCGTCATGATGTTTGTACGTTTAATGATGATATTCAAGGTACAGGTGCAGTTTCACTTGCGGCAGTATTATCGGCAGTGAAAGCTTCTGGTGTACCGCTAAGTGAACACCGTGTTGTTGTATTTGGTGCTGGTACGGCTGGAATCGGTATCGCAGATCAAGTTAGAGATGCGATGGTCCGCGTAGGCGTATCTGAAGAAGAATCATATAAGCGTTTCTGGTGTATTGATCGTAACGGGTTAGTTACAGATAATATGGAAGATCTTCTTGATTTCCAAATTCCGTACGCAAGAAAAGAAGCAGAAGTAAGTGAGTGGAAGCAAAATGATGTGATCGGACTTGCTGAAGTTGTGAAATATGTAAAACCGACAATTTTAATTGGTACATCTACTGTTGCAGGTGCATTTAAAGAAGAGATTATTAAAGAAATGGCTTCTCACGTAGAAAGACCAATCATTTTACCAATGTCGAATCCGACGCCACTTGCTGAAGCAAAACCAGCAGATTTAATCGAGTGGACAGAAGGAAGAGCGTTAGTTGCAACAGGAAGTCCATTTGAACCAGTTACATATAACGGTGTAACGTATGTGATTGGACAATCAAATAATGCACTTATTTTCCCAGGGCTTGGTCTTGGAACAATTGTAGTACGAGCAAGCGTCATGACGGATGGAATGTTCGCAGCAGCTGCTGAAGCAGTTGCAAGTATGGTAGATACAAGTCAGCCAGGAGCACCTATTTTACCAGAGGTCGAAGAATTACGTAATATCTCAGAAATGGTTGCAATTGAAGTAGCTAAAGTTGCAGTTGCAGAAGGTGTTGCAAGAGTGAACTTAAGTGATAACGATATTAAGATGGCAGTGAAAGAAGCAATGTGGAAGCCAGAGTATCGCCAAATAAAAGCGGTAGAAAAGGTTAGAATATAG
- a CDS encoding sensor histidine kinase yields MSPLNWNQLWKKDMSLLIILMVVVPIAGELNFHPFNDTFRVSFGTPLFFFLLLFLRRVPAGVAGILVGISVVLFRVCLDWIMQGSFHMTESFYLRYPVFFYYFIYGSLFSLCRVNKFHQKPIIIGCLGISIEIVASMSELAFYHMLVLGTTITISEVNKLIIIAIFRSFFALGFLNMMNLYETKLKESQVRKENENMLMHLSNLYVESVHLKKTLQNAELITQEAYQLYRNLQVSADSSSKTALKIAGEVHEIKKDNQRIFAGLSKLLLDKNVAEYVEGHELAEMIVRINEKYAEMLEKDIRFSKHIEGEHAAYHVYTVLSIFNNLVSNAVEAIEDKGVVIIKLYKREQHIFFEVIDDGPGIAQKYKKLVFKPGFTSKYDQTGTPSTGIGLSYINEMVTELGGEVRLEDRENKRGCKFIVCLPEDSLKREGE; encoded by the coding sequence GTGTCACCTTTGAATTGGAATCAATTATGGAAGAAAGATATGTCCCTTTTAATTATATTAATGGTCGTTGTTCCGATTGCTGGGGAGCTGAACTTTCATCCCTTTAATGATACGTTTCGAGTTAGCTTCGGTACACCGCTATTCTTCTTTTTATTATTATTTTTAAGAAGAGTACCAGCAGGAGTTGCAGGTATTCTTGTTGGGATATCTGTAGTCTTATTCCGAGTATGCCTTGACTGGATCATGCAAGGTTCATTTCATATGACAGAATCATTTTATTTGCGTTATCCTGTGTTCTTCTATTATTTTATTTATGGCAGTCTTTTTTCGCTTTGCAGGGTAAATAAGTTCCATCAGAAACCAATCATTATTGGATGCCTTGGAATTTCAATTGAAATTGTTGCAAGTATGTCAGAACTTGCGTTTTATCACATGTTAGTACTAGGTACAACAATAACGATTTCTGAAGTAAATAAACTCATCATTATTGCTATTTTTCGTAGTTTCTTTGCACTTGGTTTTTTAAATATGATGAATTTATATGAAACGAAATTAAAAGAATCGCAAGTTCGAAAAGAAAATGAAAATATGTTAATGCATCTTTCTAATTTATATGTAGAATCTGTTCATTTGAAAAAGACGTTACAAAATGCGGAGTTAATTACACAAGAAGCATATCAACTATATCGAAATTTACAAGTAAGCGCTGATTCAAGTAGTAAAACAGCATTGAAAATAGCAGGGGAAGTGCATGAAATAAAAAAGGATAATCAAAGGATATTTGCAGGGTTATCTAAACTGTTATTAGATAAAAATGTGGCTGAATATGTAGAAGGACATGAGTTAGCAGAAATGATTGTTAGAATAAACGAGAAGTATGCCGAAATGCTAGAAAAGGATATACGTTTTTCTAAACATATAGAAGGTGAGCATGCTGCATACCACGTGTATACAGTTCTATCAATCTTTAATAACTTAGTTTCGAATGCAGTTGAAGCAATTGAAGATAAAGGTGTCGTTATTATTAAGCTATATAAAAGAGAGCAACATATATTTTTTGAAGTAATTGACGATGGACCTGGTATTGCACAAAAGTATAAGAAATTAGTATTTAAGCCAGGATTTACTTCCAAGTATGATCAAACGGGAACACCGTCAACTGGTATTGGGCTTTCTTACATAAATGAAATGGTAACAGAGCTAGGCGGAGAAGTGAGATTAGAAGACCGAGAAAATAAAAGAGGATGTAAGTTTATCGTTTGTTTACCAGAGGATAGTTTAAAGCGGGAAGGGGAATAG
- a CDS encoding response regulator, producing the protein MFYYIVDDDEVFRSMLSQIIEDGDLGEVIGEADDGAFIEADQLNFKKVDILFIDLLMPMRDGIETVRHIASTFTGKIIMISQVESKQLIGEAYTLGVEYYITKPLNKIEVVSVVRKVMERIRLERSIHDIQKSLNNVFQWEKPQLRTEPVQEGKKIGDLGRFLLSELGIAGENGSKDLLSMLEYLYGQEKAQTFEFGFPALKEIFHHITIRKLGDLALDADIDKEKKASEQRVRRAIYQSLNHLASLGLTDFSNPKFESYAPKFFDFTVVRKRMTEMTKDELASSGHTRINTKKFIQVLYFEAKRLMEIE; encoded by the coding sequence TTGTTTTATTATATCGTAGACGATGATGAAGTTTTCCGTTCGATGCTTTCGCAAATTATTGAAGATGGAGACCTTGGAGAAGTAATTGGTGAGGCGGATGACGGAGCTTTTATTGAAGCGGATCAACTAAATTTTAAAAAAGTAGATATTTTATTTATTGATTTGTTGATGCCGATGAGGGACGGAATTGAAACAGTTCGTCACATTGCGTCAACTTTCACTGGGAAAATCATTATGATTTCTCAAGTGGAATCGAAGCAGCTTATAGGTGAGGCATATACACTTGGTGTAGAATATTATATTACAAAACCATTAAACAAAATCGAAGTTGTATCTGTTGTACGCAAAGTGATGGAGCGTATTAGATTGGAGCGTTCTATACATGATATTCAAAAATCATTAAATAACGTGTTTCAGTGGGAAAAACCGCAATTGCGTACTGAACCAGTGCAAGAAGGAAAAAAGATAGGAGATTTAGGGCGCTTTTTACTATCAGAACTCGGTATTGCGGGAGAGAATGGAAGTAAAGATTTACTTAGTATGCTGGAATATTTATATGGTCAAGAAAAGGCACAGACATTTGAGTTTGGCTTTCCTGCGTTAAAAGAAATTTTTCATCATATTACGATAAGGAAGCTAGGGGATTTAGCTTTAGATGCGGATATTGATAAAGAGAAAAAAGCGTCTGAACAAAGAGTACGTCGAGCTATTTATCAGTCGTTAAATCATTTGGCTTCTTTAGGATTAACAGACTTTTCAAATCCAAAATTTGAAAGCTATGCTCCAAAATTTTTCGATTTCACCGTAGTTAGAAAACGTATGACAGAAATGACGAAAGATGAACTCGCATCTTCTGGTCATACGCGAATTAATACGAAGAAGTTTATTCAAGTGTTGTATTTTGAGGCGAAGAGGTTGATGGAGATAGAGTGA